In Ornithinibacter aureus, the genomic stretch CTCGGCGGCGAGACGATGCCGGGCGCCGTGCGCTGGCTGGTCAACGAGGGGCCGTTCGACGTGCCCGGCGGGTCGGCCATCGTCAACGCGAACTCGTGGAACGCGAGCCTGGGGTACGAGGTGACGGCCGGCCCGTCCATGCGGATGGTCGTCGACCTCGCGGACCTCGACGGGTCGACGTGGATCAACTCCACCGGCGTGAGCGGTCACCCGGCGGATGCCCGCTACGCCGATCAGGTGGAGGACTGGGTCTCGGGCAAGCAGCGGCCGTGGCCGTTCTCCGAGGATGCCGTCCGCGCCCAGGACCCGGACGTGCTCACCCTGCGCCCCGAGGGCTCGACCACGGGCTGATCCCGAGGTCGACCAGCCCCTCGGCGGTCAGGACGGCGTCGACGCCACGGTCGTGGGGCTCGCGCGGCAGCGGTGCGTCGTCGACGGCGACGAGTTCCCCCGGGTGGAGCAGCACGACGGTCGGTGGCTGGGGGTCGCACCGCGTGAGGGCCCGGTCGTAGCACCCTCCGCCCTGACCCATCCGCGTGCCCGAGTGGTCGACGGCCAGGCCGGGCGCGAGGACCAGGTCGACGCGCGCGACGGCGTCGCGGCCCAGCGGCTGCTCGTCGGGGTCGGCGGCATCGTGCCAGTCGAGGTCGAGGTCGGGCAGGGTGATGGGCAGCAGGACCCGGATGCCGCGCTCCGCCAGCATCGCGTTGACCCTCGCCGTGGGTGGTTCACCGGGGATCGACGCGTACGACGTGACGACCGAGCCCCGGCCCAACCCCAGCGTGTCCACGAGAGCGCCCACGTGCCCGGCGAGGTCGCGGTCGTCCCGGGCGGTGTCGCGGGCTGCCGCGAGGTCGCGTCGGCGCGCTCGCAGGCTCGCCCGCCGGGCGGTCTTGACCGGATCACGTGCCATGGCAGGCATCGTAGGCTGCGGGCATGACGACGCAGGGGCTTGAGGCGGCCACGGAGAAGATGCGTTCGGCGGGGGTTCCCGGGGTGGCGATCGACGTGTTCAGCCGGTTCCACGAGCAGGTGCGCTCGCAGGTGACCGGGCTGATCCCGGAGGACAGCATCAGCCCCCTCGAGCAGGTCACCCGCCTCGACGACGTCGTCGCGGGGTCTGCCGGTGCGATCGACGACGTCGCGATCCGGGAGGCGCTGGGGCGCACCGTGATCGTCAAGCTCAACGGCGGCCTCGGCACGGGGATGGGGATCCGGGGGCCCAAGTCGGCCCTGCCGGTGCGCGACGGCCTGACCTTCCTCGACATCATCGCCCGCCAGGTCCTGGCCCTGCGTCGACGCCATGACGTCGAGACCCCGTTGCTGCTGATGAACTCGTTCCGCACGCGCGAGCAGTCCCTGGACATCCTCGGGCGCTACGACGACCTGCCGGTCGACGACCTGCCGCTGGACTTCCTCCAGAGCATGGAGCCCAAGCTGCGCGCCGACGACCTCTCCCCGGTGCAGTGGCCGGATGACCCCGAGCTCGAGTGGTGCCCTCCCGGTCACGGCGACCTGTACGTCGCGCTCTACACCTCGGGCCTGCTCGACCGCCTGCGCGAGCGCGGTTACCGCTACGCCTTCCTGTCCAACGCCGACAACCTCGGCGCCACGTGTGAGGGCGCCGTTCCCGCGTGGATGGCCGAGAACGGCATCCCCTACGTCACCGAGGTCTGCCCGCGAACGCACAACGATCGCAAGGGTGGGCACCTCGCCGTCAGGCGCAGCGACGGACGGCTCGTACTGCGTGACAGCGCGGCGGTCGCGCCCGGCGAGGACCACTACTTCCAGGACACCGAGCGTCACCCCTGGTTCCACGCGAACAACCTCTGGATCGATCTCGACGTCCTCGCACGGCACCTCGGTGAGCGCGGCGGCATCCTCGGTCTACCGATCATCGTCAACCGCAAGACCGTCGACCCGACCCGGCCGGACAGCACCCCCGTCATCCAGATCGAGTCGTCGATGGGGGCAGCGGTCGAGCTGTTCGAGGGCTCGCGGGCGCTGGCCGTCGATCGCAGCAGGTTCCGCCCCGTCAAGACGACGAACGAGCTGCTGCTCATCGGCTCGGACCTCTACCGGCTCACCCCCGAGTGCGAGGTCGAGTCGACGATCACCCACCCGGAGCCGTTCATCGACCTCGGCCCCGCCTACCGGCACGTCGAGGGGTTCGAGCAGCGGTTCCCGCGCGGCGTCCCGTCGATTCGTGAGTGCACGAGCCTGCGCGTGGAGGCGGACGCGACGTTCGGCGCCGACGTCGTGTGCACCG encodes the following:
- a CDS encoding 5-formyltetrahydrofolate cyclo-ligase is translated as MARDPVKTARRASLRARRRDLAAARDTARDDRDLAGHVGALVDTLGLGRGSVVTSYASIPGEPPTARVNAMLAERGIRVLLPITLPDLDLDWHDAADPDEQPLGRDAVARVDLVLAPGLAVDHSGTRMGQGGGCYDRALTRCDPQPPTVVLLHPGELVAVDDAPLPREPHDRGVDAVLTAEGLVDLGISPWSSPRGAG
- a CDS encoding UTP--glucose-1-phosphate uridylyltransferase, which translates into the protein MTTQGLEAATEKMRSAGVPGVAIDVFSRFHEQVRSQVTGLIPEDSISPLEQVTRLDDVVAGSAGAIDDVAIREALGRTVIVKLNGGLGTGMGIRGPKSALPVRDGLTFLDIIARQVLALRRRHDVETPLLLMNSFRTREQSLDILGRYDDLPVDDLPLDFLQSMEPKLRADDLSPVQWPDDPELEWCPPGHGDLYVALYTSGLLDRLRERGYRYAFLSNADNLGATCEGAVPAWMAENGIPYVTEVCPRTHNDRKGGHLAVRRSDGRLVLRDSAAVAPGEDHYFQDTERHPWFHANNLWIDLDVLARHLGERGGILGLPIIVNRKTVDPTRPDSTPVIQIESSMGAAVELFEGSRALAVDRSRFRPVKTTNELLLIGSDLYRLTPECEVESTITHPEPFIDLGPAYRHVEGFEQRFPRGVPSIRECTSLRVEADATFGADVVCTGDVRVTGGVRTIPDGARLEGDV